The proteins below are encoded in one region of Bdellovibrio bacteriovorus:
- a CDS encoding methyl-accepting chemotaxis protein, translating to MFARFSLKAKMILAFVGISMLLLLVGGIGWQSNRTVVGVYSVIANQNLPNVNSIGRIRYRAQELNRTILRASLAKNPQEVSKWHEEFKESIVRNDELTKKYLEVPFLPNEEAIFAKVDAGWKKFVEGGEKLMEAALKGDQALVDKILDEEIPQLRRSHDDALSELLVFHEEAVKQAKIKAAEATSRGETFVVIIIAVGFLAATSVGYIFATSLAKSLTRISGEISNSADQTSASGTQLSAASQQLSSGSSEAAASLEETVASIEELSSMVKLNADHAKEANALSQKSKDSAEHGESEITKLIGAMEEIAKGSKQIEEIITVIDDIAFQTNLLALNAAVEAARAGEQGKGFAVVAEAVRNLAQRSAVAAKDITTLIQENVAKSENGARVASQSGSVLKDIVNSVKKVADLNNEISVASQEQASGLEQISKAMNQLDQATQGNAASSEEVAASSEEMSAQAVALADLVVDLRTLVQGVSTPQRAASVTHAKAPLAFKTPMKAAMVKRKAEMENVLPLEDGDRKVGNVAGF from the coding sequence ATGTTTGCGCGCTTTAGCTTGAAAGCCAAGATGATATTGGCTTTTGTCGGAATTTCGATGTTGTTATTATTGGTCGGCGGTATTGGGTGGCAATCCAATCGCACTGTTGTTGGCGTTTATAGCGTGATTGCCAACCAAAATTTGCCTAATGTGAACAGCATTGGTCGCATTCGTTATCGTGCCCAAGAATTAAATCGTACGATCTTACGCGCGTCCTTGGCGAAAAACCCGCAAGAGGTTTCCAAGTGGCACGAGGAATTCAAAGAATCCATCGTTCGCAATGACGAATTGACGAAAAAGTATTTAGAGGTTCCTTTCCTGCCGAATGAAGAAGCCATCTTCGCGAAGGTCGATGCGGGCTGGAAAAAGTTCGTTGAAGGCGGAGAAAAGTTGATGGAAGCCGCCCTTAAAGGTGATCAGGCTTTAGTTGATAAAATCCTGGATGAAGAAATTCCACAGTTGCGTCGCTCTCACGACGATGCCTTATCAGAACTTCTCGTTTTCCACGAGGAAGCCGTAAAACAGGCCAAGATCAAGGCTGCTGAAGCCACATCACGCGGTGAAACCTTTGTCGTTATTATTATCGCTGTCGGATTTTTGGCGGCGACGTCCGTCGGTTATATTTTCGCGACATCTTTGGCCAAATCATTGACTCGTATCAGTGGTGAAATTTCAAATTCCGCAGACCAAACTTCGGCTTCAGGTACTCAGCTTTCAGCGGCCAGTCAGCAGTTGTCATCAGGTTCCTCTGAAGCGGCAGCATCGCTGGAAGAAACAGTGGCCTCGATCGAAGAACTTTCCAGCATGGTAAAACTAAATGCGGATCATGCAAAAGAAGCCAATGCGTTGTCACAGAAGTCGAAAGACTCGGCGGAACATGGGGAAAGTGAAATCACAAAATTGATTGGCGCGATGGAAGAAATCGCCAAAGGCTCTAAACAGATCGAAGAAATCATCACCGTTATTGATGACATCGCCTTCCAGACAAATCTTCTGGCGCTGAATGCAGCCGTGGAAGCGGCTCGTGCGGGAGAGCAAGGTAAAGGTTTTGCTGTGGTGGCCGAGGCCGTCAGAAATCTGGCGCAGCGAAGTGCCGTGGCCGCGAAAGACATTACGACGTTGATTCAAGAAAACGTCGCGAAAAGTGAAAACGGCGCTCGCGTGGCTAGTCAAAGCGGATCGGTTCTTAAAGACATCGTAAACTCTGTGAAGAAAGTCGCGGATCTTAATAATGAAATCTCTGTCGCGAGCCAGGAACAGGCCAGTGGTTTAGAGCAAATTTCAAAAGCGATGAATCAATTAGATCAAGCAACTCAAGGAAACGCAGCGTCCTCTGAAGAAGTGGCTGCTTCTTCGGAAGAAATGTCGGCGCAAGCGGTGGCTTTGGCTGACCTTGTGGTGGATCTTCGTACGCTCGTTCAAGGTGTGAGCACCCCTCAACGTGCAGCTTCTGTAACACATGCGAAAGCGCCTTTGGCTTTTAAAACTCCAATGAAGGCCGCTATGGTGAAACGCAAAGCGGAAATGGAAAACGTACTTCCTTTGGAAGACGGTGACCGTAAAGTTGGAAATGTAGCAGGTTTCTAA
- the ftsY gene encoding signal recognition particle-docking protein FtsY, translating into MMSAGHAQQIEILFYVVGLLLFVIFGVIILSYLRRTRQPSQQLPHEAKREMPTTAEPAEEKEAVLAHVDSTGQIVSDIEAPAVDLKEALKKTEENLFGRIRNLFKSDSGSAHLDEIEEILYTSDLGPTTVQRLMAALEEKLSKKERADYDTVRSALKEEIKNIFAGSHSSTPEQGILSKIQFAAHGPTVLMIVGVNGAGKTTSIGKISSQLASQGKKVLVAAGDTFRAAAGGQLKVWTDRAQVEIFSPEGVTDPSAVAFDAVAKGKAQNYDVVIVDTAGRLHTQANLMEEIKKMKRVMAKVIPEAPHETLIVLDANSGQNALMQAKEFHNALTLTGAVLTKMDGTAKGGVAVGLAQELQIPIKLIGVGERIQDLRTFSSQEFVDSLFQ; encoded by the coding sequence ATGATGTCAGCCGGACATGCTCAACAAATCGAAATTCTATTTTACGTCGTAGGACTTCTTCTTTTTGTTATCTTTGGTGTCATCATCCTAAGCTACTTGCGCCGCACGCGCCAGCCTTCGCAACAACTTCCTCATGAGGCAAAACGTGAAATGCCAACAACGGCCGAGCCCGCAGAAGAAAAAGAAGCGGTCTTAGCGCACGTGGATTCCACGGGTCAAATTGTCTCTGATATTGAAGCACCTGCGGTCGATCTTAAAGAAGCTTTAAAGAAAACAGAAGAAAACCTTTTCGGCCGTATTCGTAATCTATTTAAAAGTGATTCCGGAAGTGCCCATTTAGATGAAATTGAAGAGATTCTTTACACGAGCGATTTGGGTCCAACGACCGTGCAAAGATTGATGGCCGCTTTGGAAGAAAAGCTTTCGAAGAAAGAGCGTGCCGATTACGACACGGTTCGCTCGGCATTAAAAGAAGAGATCAAAAATATTTTTGCCGGTTCTCATTCTTCAACGCCAGAGCAAGGCATTCTTTCTAAAATCCAGTTTGCAGCACACGGGCCGACAGTCCTGATGATCGTAGGTGTGAATGGCGCCGGAAAAACGACTTCTATCGGAAAAATTTCGTCTCAACTTGCTAGCCAAGGTAAAAAAGTTTTGGTGGCAGCTGGTGATACGTTCCGCGCGGCGGCTGGGGGACAATTAAAAGTTTGGACTGATCGTGCGCAAGTTGAAATCTTCTCTCCTGAAGGTGTGACAGATCCAAGTGCGGTGGCCTTTGATGCTGTCGCAAAAGGAAAAGCGCAGAACTATGATGTCGTGATCGTCGATACGGCGGGGCGACTGCATACACAAGCCAACTTGATGGAAGAGATTAAAAAAATGAAGCGTGTGATGGCAAAAGTCATCCCGGAAGCTCCTCACGAAACCTTGATCGTGCTTGATGCAAATTCGGGTCAAAACGCCTTGATGCAAGCCAAAGAATTTCACAATGCTCTGACTTTAACGGGCGCGGTTTTAACCAAGATGGATGGCACTGCAAAAGGTGGCGTGGCGGTGGGACTTGCCCAAGAGTTGCAAATTCCGATTAAACTCATTGGTGTCGGTGAAAGAATCCAAGATCTTCGCACTTTCTCTTCACAAGAATTCGTCGATTCTCTTTTTCAGTAA
- a CDS encoding NAD(P)H-binding protein: MNYPASVCMVGASGLVGHELLVLLGLLDEISSVKAVTRSPLGRLPAGIENILLDFNKLKDYDSVLKADIFVCCLGSTIKKAGSQEAFRKVDHDYVVEFAKVAEKVGAQKFLVVSAMGADANSSVFYNRVKGEMENDLRKLKIPQIEVFRPSLILGDRKEPRAGEDIAQKLSPYLNPLLVGPLKKYRAIKASDIAKAMAIAILNFHPGFHVYPSNKIQDIADQK; this comes from the coding sequence ATGAATTATCCTGCCAGTGTATGTATGGTTGGCGCATCGGGGCTCGTGGGACACGAGCTCCTTGTGCTTTTAGGGCTTCTTGATGAAATCTCTTCTGTGAAAGCGGTCACTCGCTCGCCTCTGGGTCGGCTTCCTGCCGGTATCGAAAACATTCTTTTAGATTTTAATAAATTGAAAGATTATGACTCGGTTTTAAAAGCCGATATCTTTGTCTGCTGCTTGGGAAGCACGATCAAAAAAGCCGGCAGCCAAGAGGCTTTTCGCAAAGTGGATCACGATTACGTCGTTGAATTCGCAAAGGTCGCAGAAAAAGTCGGAGCGCAGAAGTTCTTAGTCGTTTCTGCCATGGGCGCGGATGCAAATTCGTCGGTTTTTTACAATCGCGTGAAAGGCGAAATGGAAAATGATCTGCGTAAGCTGAAAATTCCGCAGATCGAGGTGTTCAGACCCTCATTGATTTTAGGTGATCGAAAAGAGCCTCGTGCGGGAGAAGACATCGCGCAAAAATTAAGTCCTTACCTGAATCCACTTTTGGTCGGACCGCTGAAAAAATACCGCGCAATCAAAGCCAGCGATATTGCCAAGGCCATGGCGATTGCCATTTTGAATTTTCATCCGGGATTTCATGTCTACCCGTCAAATAAAATTCAGGATATCGCTGACCAAAAATAA